From one Desmospora activa DSM 45169 genomic stretch:
- the dnaN gene encoding DNA polymerase III subunit beta, with the protein MKFRISRSALTEAVSQVSKAVSQKTTVPILTGIKVTVDEDGLWLTGSNSDLTIQVTIPSKQDDKEIVNMERIGSVVLPGRIFSDIVRKLPGEEVEWVVDERWKTTLRSAQAQFELKGLDPEEYPQLPQLREDQMFSMPADLLQSLIRQTGFAVSTSEARGVLTGVLWQLQEGTLTFVATDSHRLSRRQAEVETSAELTIQNVVVPGKSLSELAKILGDQNGWVDVVLSDNQIMVRADQLLFFSRLLEGTYPDTNRVIPQGGKTEVIASSKELLQSVDRAALISRDGRDNVIKCTLKEEGRVLIHSAAQDVGSVQEEVTARIKGEEMSISFNAQYMLDALRAVDSDEIQILFTGTMTPFVIQPADRDNALHLIVPIRTR; encoded by the coding sequence TGTCTCCCAAGTTTCTAAAGCAGTTTCGCAAAAGACGACCGTCCCTATTTTGACTGGGATTAAAGTGACTGTTGATGAAGATGGTTTATGGTTGACCGGAAGCAACTCTGACCTCACGATTCAAGTAACGATTCCTTCTAAGCAAGATGATAAGGAAATTGTGAATATGGAAAGAATAGGGAGTGTCGTCTTACCCGGTCGCATCTTCTCTGACATTGTCCGTAAGTTGCCGGGCGAGGAAGTGGAGTGGGTTGTGGATGAACGGTGGAAAACGACGCTACGCTCGGCACAGGCTCAGTTTGAACTAAAAGGGTTGGATCCGGAAGAATATCCACAACTGCCGCAATTGCGGGAGGATCAAATGTTTAGCATGCCGGCTGATCTGCTACAATCGTTGATTCGTCAAACCGGTTTTGCCGTTTCTACATCCGAAGCCCGCGGGGTGTTGACCGGGGTGCTGTGGCAGTTGCAGGAAGGAACCCTCACCTTTGTGGCGACAGACAGCCATCGTCTCTCCCGGCGTCAGGCTGAAGTGGAAACATCTGCGGAGTTAACGATTCAAAATGTCGTTGTTCCTGGCAAGAGTTTGTCTGAATTGGCCAAGATCTTAGGCGACCAGAATGGCTGGGTCGATGTCGTTCTATCCGATAACCAGATTATGGTACGTGCCGATCAGTTGTTGTTTTTCTCCCGGCTGCTGGAGGGAACATATCCTGACACCAACCGCGTCATTCCGCAAGGAGGAAAGACGGAAGTGATCGCTTCCTCCAAGGAGCTGTTACAATCCGTAGACCGTGCCGCTCTTATCAGTCGGGACGGACGGGATAATGTGATAAAATGTACGTTGAAAGAAGAAGGTCGGGTGTTGATCCATTCCGCCGCTCAAGACGTAGGCAGCGTACAGGAAGAAGTGACGGCGCGGATCAAAGGGGAAGAGATGAGCATCTCCTTCAATGCTCAATACATGTTAGACGCATTGCGGGCGGTTGATTCCGATGAGATTCAGATCCTCTTTACTGGAACGATGACCCCCTTCGTCATCCAACCGGCGGACCGGGATAATGCTTTGCATCTGATCGTTCCCATCCGCACCCGTTGA
- the yaaA gene encoding S4 domain-containing protein YaaA produces MRNVRIHDDNITLGQLLKKLNLLDTGGQAKWFLQEYQVTVNGELETRRGRKLLTDDIVAIEGVGQYRLVRE; encoded by the coding sequence ATGCGGAATGTGAGGATCCACGATGACAACATCACCCTCGGTCAATTGCTAAAAAAGCTGAATCTGCTGGACACCGGCGGTCAAGCCAAGTGGTTTTTGCAAGAATATCAGGTGACGGTCAACGGTGAGTTGGAGACCCGGCGTGGACGGAAACTGTTGACCGATGATATCGTTGCGATTGAAGGCGTCGGCCAATATCGCCTCGTTCGGGAGTGA
- the recF gene encoding DNA replication/repair protein RecF (All proteins in this family for which functions are known are DNA-binding proteins that assist the filamentation of RecA onto DNA for the initiation of recombination or recombinational repair.), whose protein sequence is MFVERLELRQFRNIKEIRLDCPEKLHLFVGPNAQGKTNILESLSLLSIGKSHRTRRDREMIQWETNSARLKVHVRRENRVDRLEILLSPKGKKVIKNGLEQRKLSDYIGSLTAVLFAPEDLAIVKGSPQVRRRFLDMELGQVSPWYIHHLTQYNHLVNQRNQLLKDMAKSRQPVWGLLDVLNEQLIDLSTQLWIKRYAFVDQLNRWAREIHQAITQDKESLQVVYQPSLNLEGDMDRPRMRAVMVDELKRIQAQEVQRGSTLIGPHRDDLHLSVDGVNLHRYGSQGQQRTAALSLKLAEIELIRSETGNYPILLLDDVLSELDDSRKTHLLEAIRGKVQTFVTATGLEGIDRETLNRARVYQVRQGSISEQG, encoded by the coding sequence ATGTTTGTTGAACGGCTGGAGCTGCGGCAATTTCGCAACATCAAAGAAATCCGCCTGGATTGCCCCGAGAAACTCCACCTGTTCGTAGGACCCAACGCTCAGGGAAAAACCAACATCTTGGAGTCCCTCTCCCTTCTTTCTATCGGCAAATCACATCGCACCCGCAGAGATCGGGAGATGATCCAATGGGAGACCAATTCGGCCCGCTTGAAAGTCCATGTTCGGCGGGAAAATCGGGTTGATCGCCTGGAGATCCTCCTTTCTCCCAAGGGAAAAAAGGTGATCAAAAACGGGCTGGAACAACGGAAATTAAGTGATTACATCGGTTCATTGACGGCGGTGTTGTTCGCTCCCGAAGATCTGGCAATTGTTAAAGGAAGTCCCCAAGTCCGTCGTCGTTTTCTCGATATGGAGCTGGGTCAGGTGAGTCCCTGGTATATTCATCACTTGACCCAATACAACCACTTGGTCAACCAACGGAATCAACTGCTGAAGGATATGGCCAAAAGTCGACAACCGGTATGGGGTTTGTTGGATGTTTTAAATGAACAGCTGATCGACTTATCCACACAACTGTGGATAAAGCGGTATGCCTTTGTCGATCAATTGAACCGTTGGGCCAGGGAGATTCATCAAGCGATCACACAGGATAAAGAATCGCTGCAAGTGGTGTATCAACCTTCTCTCAACCTGGAGGGCGACATGGATCGTCCGCGTATGCGAGCCGTGATGGTCGATGAATTGAAGCGGATTCAAGCGCAGGAAGTTCAGCGCGGCAGCACCCTCATCGGTCCTCACCGTGATGATTTGCACCTGTCAGTGGATGGCGTTAATTTGCATCGTTACGGATCCCAGGGGCAGCAACGAACGGCAGCCTTGTCCCTCAAGTTGGCGGAGATTGAGCTGATTCGTTCCGAAACCGGCAATTATCCCATTTTGTTATTGGATGATGTGTTGTCTGAACTGGACGATTCCCGCAAAACCCATCTCCTGGAAGCGATTCGGGGCAAGGTGCAAACCTTTGTCACCGCAACCGGTTTAGAAGGCATCGATCGCGAAACACTAAACCGGGCACGTGTCTACCAGGTGCGGCAGGGAAGCATTTCCGAACAGGGGTGA
- the remB gene encoding extracellular matrix regulator RemB produces the protein MFIHLGGNKMIRTSEVITILDAGSRVPLSTLQPFLEKAKEQGCLEEISAAEEIKSYVVTAEMIYASPISSLTLMKRGQPENTRILG, from the coding sequence ATGTTTATCCATCTTGGCGGCAATAAAATGATCCGTACCAGCGAAGTGATCACCATTCTGGACGCCGGTAGCCGCGTTCCGCTCTCTACATTGCAGCCGTTTTTGGAAAAAGCGAAAGAACAGGGCTGTCTGGAGGAGATCTCTGCGGCGGAAGAGATTAAATCCTATGTGGTAACGGCGGAAATGATTTACGCTTCCCCAATTTCATCCCTTACCTTGATGAAACGGGGACAACCGGAAAATACGCGTATTCTTGGATAG
- the gyrB gene encoding DNA topoisomerase (ATP-hydrolyzing) subunit B has protein sequence MVVALENTNYDESQIQVLEGLEAVRKRPGMYIGSTGVRGLHHLVWEVVDNSIDEALAGRCDTIAVTVHEDNSITVVDNGSGIPVGIHSKMGRPAVEVVMTVLHAGGKFDGDGYKFSGGLHGVGISVVNALSEWLEVEVKREGKIHRQRYRRGMPEADLEVVGKTKETGTTITFKPDAEVFTETTEYDIETLKKRLQEMAFLNQGVRIKLTDERGEGQSYDYQYEGGIRSFVEHLNRNRETLHQPPIYIEGQREDIIVQLALQYNDSFSGNIYSYANNIHTHEGGTHESGFKSALTRVINDYARRHNLLKENENNLSGDDTREGLTAIISIKIPDPQFEGQTKTKLGNSEARTATESLFAEQFLMFLEENPNVSKKVINKAVMAARAREAARKARELTRRKNALEVSSLPGKLADCSSRKAEICELYLVEGDSAGGTAKQGRDRMFQAILPLRGKIINVEKARLDKALSNEEVRTIITALGTGIGEDFQLSKARYHKLVIMTDADVDGAHIRTLLLTFFFRYMRELIEAGYVYIAQPPLYKLQQGKTMLYAFNEKEKDRMLGELQAKGKGKVELQRYKGLGEMTATQLWETTMDPESRTMLQVSLQDAMDADQVFETLMGDKVEPRREFIQEYANQVRNLDI, from the coding sequence ATGGTGGTGGCCTTGGAAAATACGAATTACGATGAGTCACAAATTCAGGTATTAGAAGGTTTGGAAGCGGTCCGCAAGCGGCCGGGTATGTATATCGGTTCCACCGGCGTCCGTGGTCTTCACCATTTGGTGTGGGAAGTGGTGGACAACAGCATCGATGAAGCCCTGGCTGGTCGTTGTGATACGATTGCGGTGACGGTCCATGAAGATAACAGCATCACCGTTGTGGATAACGGTAGCGGCATCCCGGTGGGCATCCATTCAAAGATGGGACGCCCGGCAGTAGAAGTCGTCATGACCGTCCTGCACGCCGGCGGAAAGTTTGACGGAGACGGCTATAAATTTTCCGGTGGTCTTCACGGTGTGGGGATCTCGGTGGTAAACGCCTTGTCGGAATGGCTGGAAGTGGAAGTGAAGCGAGAGGGGAAAATCCATCGACAACGCTATCGCCGCGGGATGCCTGAGGCGGATTTGGAAGTGGTCGGCAAAACGAAAGAGACCGGGACGACCATCACCTTTAAGCCGGATGCCGAAGTCTTCACAGAAACAACCGAATACGATATCGAAACACTGAAAAAACGGCTACAGGAAATGGCGTTTCTCAACCAAGGCGTCCGCATTAAGCTCACCGATGAACGCGGTGAGGGTCAATCCTACGATTATCAGTACGAAGGCGGGATCCGCTCCTTTGTCGAGCATCTGAATCGCAACCGCGAAACCTTACATCAGCCGCCGATCTATATCGAAGGGCAGCGGGAAGATATTATCGTTCAGCTTGCGTTGCAATACAACGACAGTTTTTCCGGCAATATTTATTCCTACGCCAACAATATCCACACCCATGAAGGCGGCACCCACGAATCGGGATTTAAGTCGGCCTTAACACGGGTGATCAACGATTATGCTCGTCGACACAACCTGCTGAAAGAAAACGAAAATAACTTATCCGGTGACGATACCCGCGAAGGGTTGACCGCCATCATCAGCATCAAAATCCCCGATCCGCAGTTTGAGGGGCAAACCAAAACCAAGCTGGGCAACTCCGAAGCGCGCACCGCGACAGAATCGCTCTTTGCCGAACAATTTCTCATGTTTTTGGAGGAGAATCCCAACGTCTCCAAAAAAGTGATCAACAAAGCGGTGATGGCTGCTCGCGCACGGGAAGCGGCCCGTAAAGCGCGGGAATTGACCCGACGCAAAAACGCCCTCGAAGTGAGCTCACTGCCGGGAAAATTGGCGGACTGCAGTTCCCGCAAGGCAGAGATCTGCGAACTTTACCTGGTGGAGGGGGATTCCGCCGGCGGTACCGCCAAACAGGGGCGAGACCGTATGTTTCAGGCGATCTTGCCCTTGCGCGGTAAGATTATCAATGTGGAGAAGGCGCGCCTGGACAAGGCTCTCTCCAATGAAGAGGTACGGACCATTATCACCGCCCTGGGCACGGGTATCGGCGAAGATTTCCAATTATCCAAAGCCCGTTACCATAAACTCGTGATCATGACCGATGCTGATGTGGATGGCGCGCATATTCGCACCCTGTTGCTCACCTTTTTCTTCCGCTACATGCGTGAATTGATTGAGGCAGGGTATGTCTATATCGCCCAACCGCCGCTGTACAAGCTGCAACAGGGTAAAACCATGCTCTATGCCTTCAATGAGAAGGAGAAGGATCGCATGTTGGGAGAATTGCAGGCCAAAGGAAAAGGTAAAGTGGAATTGCAGCGCTATAAAGGGCTGGGAGAGATGACCGCTACCCAATTATGGGAGACGACGATGGACCCTGAAAGCCGTACCATGTTGCAAGTGTCGCTGCAGGATGCGATGGATGCGGACCAGGTGTTTGAAACCCTGATGGGGGACAAAGTGGAACCACGGCGGGAGTTTATCCAGGAATACGCCAATCAAGTTCGTAACCTGGATATTTAA
- the gyrA gene encoding DNA gyrase subunit A — MPEETSRISEINISQEMRSSFLDYAMSVIVSRALPDVRDGLKPVHRRILYTMFDLGMTPDKGYRKSANVVGNVLASYHPHGDSPVYEAMVRMAQDFSYRYMLVDGHGNFGSVDGDAAAAMRYTEARMAPITLELLRDIQKETIDYGPNYDGRLEEPLVLPSRFPNLLVNGSAGIAVGMATNIPPHNLGEVIDGLLALIDDPDITIDGLMKHIKGPDFPTAGAILGREGIKKAYRTGRGSIKMQAKTRIEEASNGKTRIVVEELPYQVNKAKLVEKIAELVRDKKVDGITDLRDESDRNGMRVIIELRRDVNPRVLLNNLYKHTNLQTSFGVNMLALVDGKPLVLNLKQVLHHYLEHQIEVIRRRTQFELRKAEERAHILEGLRIALDHIDEVIALIRGSQTGQEAKDGLMEKFGLSEKQAQAILDMRLQRLTGLEREKIESEYQELQKTIAELKAILASEERIRGVVRDELSEVRDKYADDRRSRIVFDAEEIADEDLIAEEEVTILLTHRGYIKRMPLSGYRAQRRGGRGVSGMGTRENDFVQHLFGTNSHNTLLFFSNKGKVYRMKAYEVPELSRTARGTPIINLIQIDQGEYIEAVIPVKEFTPDNYLFFGTKHGVVKKTPLEEFGHIRRNGLFAINLREGDELVGVRLTDGEQEIILGTRMGMSIRFPESDVRQMGRTATGVKGIALGDKDEVIGMDIVYPELDTLIVTSKGYGKRTPLSEYRTQSRGGKGIKTQGVTKRKGQVVGLKVVSKEEDLMIVTTAGVVIRMNISGISTMGRYAQGVKLISLREDEEVTTLARVAATDEEEEEAE; from the coding sequence ATGCCTGAAGAAACAAGTCGGATCAGCGAAATCAATATTAGCCAGGAGATGCGCAGTTCTTTTCTGGATTATGCCATGAGCGTTATTGTCAGCCGTGCGCTGCCGGATGTGCGCGACGGTTTAAAGCCGGTACACCGCCGGATTCTCTATACGATGTTCGATCTGGGTATGACCCCGGATAAAGGGTACCGTAAGTCGGCCAACGTCGTCGGTAATGTGTTGGCCTCTTACCATCCCCACGGAGATTCGCCCGTGTACGAAGCGATGGTTCGCATGGCCCAGGATTTTTCCTACCGCTATATGCTGGTAGACGGCCATGGCAACTTTGGTTCTGTTGACGGAGACGCAGCTGCTGCCATGCGTTACACCGAGGCGCGGATGGCTCCCATCACACTGGAGCTTTTGCGCGATATCCAAAAAGAGACGATCGACTATGGTCCCAACTACGATGGACGATTGGAGGAACCTTTGGTTCTGCCTTCCCGCTTCCCCAATCTGTTGGTCAATGGATCTGCCGGGATTGCGGTGGGGATGGCTACCAATATTCCGCCTCACAATCTGGGCGAAGTGATCGACGGCCTCTTGGCTTTGATCGACGATCCCGATATTACGATTGACGGGTTGATGAAGCATATTAAAGGGCCGGACTTCCCTACCGCTGGAGCGATTCTCGGGCGAGAGGGCATCAAAAAAGCGTATCGCACCGGTAGAGGCAGCATCAAGATGCAGGCTAAAACCCGCATCGAAGAGGCGAGTAACGGTAAAACCCGCATCGTGGTGGAAGAGCTGCCCTACCAGGTCAACAAGGCGAAACTGGTAGAAAAGATCGCCGAGTTGGTACGGGATAAAAAGGTGGACGGCATTACCGATCTACGGGATGAATCGGATCGCAACGGCATGCGGGTGATTATTGAGTTGCGCCGGGATGTCAACCCGCGGGTTCTGTTAAATAACTTGTACAAACATACCAATCTGCAAACCAGCTTTGGCGTCAATATGCTGGCCCTGGTGGACGGGAAACCTCTGGTTCTCAATTTAAAACAGGTTCTCCACCATTATCTGGAGCATCAGATTGAAGTAATTCGGCGCCGTACCCAGTTTGAACTGCGCAAGGCGGAAGAGCGCGCTCATATCCTGGAAGGGTTGCGGATTGCCCTGGATCATATCGATGAAGTGATCGCGTTGATCCGCGGCTCCCAAACCGGCCAGGAAGCCAAAGACGGCCTGATGGAGAAATTTGGCCTGTCGGAAAAACAAGCTCAGGCAATTTTGGATATGCGTTTGCAGCGCTTGACTGGTCTAGAGCGAGAGAAGATCGAAAGTGAATACCAGGAGTTGCAAAAAACGATTGCCGAGCTAAAGGCGATCTTGGCTTCAGAAGAACGGATTCGTGGTGTTGTGCGGGATGAGTTGTCCGAGGTCAGAGACAAATATGCTGATGACCGGCGTAGCCGCATCGTTTTTGATGCGGAAGAGATCGCCGATGAAGATCTAATCGCGGAAGAAGAAGTGACGATTCTGCTCACCCATCGCGGTTACATTAAGCGGATGCCCTTGTCCGGTTACCGGGCACAGCGTCGCGGCGGCCGTGGTGTATCAGGAATGGGAACGCGGGAAAACGATTTTGTACAACATTTATTTGGTACCAACTCCCATAATACACTCCTCTTCTTCTCCAACAAAGGGAAAGTGTATCGGATGAAGGCGTATGAGGTGCCGGAATTGTCGCGGACAGCCCGGGGAACCCCGATTATCAACCTGATCCAAATCGATCAGGGGGAATATATCGAAGCGGTGATTCCCGTCAAGGAATTTACCCCCGACAACTACCTCTTCTTCGGTACCAAACACGGCGTCGTCAAGAAAACGCCGCTGGAGGAGTTTGGTCATATCCGGCGCAATGGTTTGTTTGCCATCAACCTGCGTGAAGGGGATGAGTTGGTCGGCGTTCGTCTGACCGATGGAGAACAGGAGATTATCCTGGGTACCCGCATGGGCATGTCCATCCGTTTCCCCGAAAGCGATGTACGGCAGATGGGTCGTACCGCCACTGGCGTAAAAGGGATCGCCTTAGGGGACAAAGACGAAGTGATCGGCATGGATATCGTCTACCCCGAACTGGATACCTTGATCGTCACCAGCAAAGGTTACGGCAAGCGTACCCCCCTCTCGGAATATCGGACACAATCCAGGGGCGGAAAAGGGATTAAAACCCAAGGTGTGACCAAACGAAAAGGGCAAGTGGTCGGCCTAAAAGTGGTGTCAAAAGAAGAAGATCTAATGATTGTTACCACCGCTGGCGTTGTGATCCGGATGAACATTTCCGGGATCTCTACCATGGGTCGCTACGCACAAGGGGTGAAACTGATCTCCCTGCGGGAAGATGAGGAAGTGACCACACTGGCCCGGGTTGCGGCAACCGATGAAGAGGAAGAAGAGGCGGAGTAA
- a CDS encoding YaaC family protein, with product MVHITEGGTLVKRRRIPCESPEEKIWNLYLLLENETTVRRFLEEKYQGRNRENPGRDAFRAAHSLIYHIKQARSLYQAARQSEWIIRPLLAYYGLMNLAKAWVLSEDPDYPRTASVLKHGLSTRKRKPASFSLFWEEVRVQREGLFPLLVTLAGEGERTGERWSMQTLFSMLPELQDSYRQLFRETSLFPIAWTEGEQGWMVVEEAVLDRLHLTSQGMVQTLERHRHPAGISFSAEESYIRSSKMYLKVEQPQSLSTHPWIREDVGGQYYLYINDSRRSWVPAEILVHYLLLFSLSMLCRYDTPLWGEMVYGLGSEEMVLIQEFLQLTQRKSPQLILEALFEERFLFSKP from the coding sequence ATGGTTCACATCACGGAAGGGGGAACACTGGTGAAGCGGCGACGGATTCCCTGTGAATCGCCGGAAGAAAAGATTTGGAACCTGTATCTGCTGTTGGAAAATGAAACAACCGTACGCCGATTTCTAGAGGAGAAATATCAGGGGAGAAACAGGGAAAATCCAGGGCGTGACGCCTTTCGTGCCGCCCATTCCTTGATCTATCACATTAAGCAGGCCCGTTCGCTTTATCAAGCCGCCCGGCAGAGCGAGTGGATCATCCGACCCCTGCTGGCTTACTATGGACTGATGAATTTGGCAAAAGCATGGGTATTATCGGAAGATCCGGATTATCCCCGTACCGCCTCAGTTTTAAAGCATGGCCTCTCCACACGGAAACGAAAACCGGCTTCTTTTTCTCTGTTTTGGGAGGAGGTGAGGGTGCAACGGGAGGGGTTATTCCCCTTGCTGGTAACGTTAGCAGGAGAAGGAGAGCGTACTGGGGAACGATGGTCGATGCAGACACTGTTTTCGATGCTGCCTGAATTACAGGATAGTTACCGCCAGTTATTTCGCGAAACGAGTTTGTTCCCGATCGCATGGACAGAGGGAGAGCAAGGGTGGATGGTAGTGGAGGAAGCCGTCTTGGATCGCCTGCATCTCACTTCACAAGGGATGGTGCAAACATTGGAACGTCATCGCCATCCGGCGGGCATTTCCTTTTCAGCAGAGGAGTCCTATATCCGTAGTAGCAAAATGTATCTCAAAGTGGAGCAGCCGCAATCGTTATCAACCCACCCCTGGATCCGTGAAGATGTCGGCGGACAATATTATCTCTATATCAATGATAGCCGCCGAAGTTGGGTTCCAGCAGAGATCCTGGTTCATTACCTGCTGTTATTTTCCCTCAGTATGTTGTGTCGCTATGATACGCCCCTCTGGGGAGAGATGGTATATGGACTAGGTTCTGAGGAGATGGTGCTGATCCAGGAATTTTTGCAACTCACCCAACGAAAAAGCCCCCAGCTGATCCTGGAGGCTTTGTTTGAGGAACGTTTTTTATTTAGCAAACCGTGA
- a CDS encoding ATP-binding cassette domain-containing protein, translating to MSSNQLVSMQSITKSYSTFQLGPLDWGIEPGLVYALVGPNGSGKSTLFRMMMQLVHPDKGTLRLFGMRYPEEEVTIKERIGYVPEESIDHGKVKVSGLVSFISQWYPRWNDETYRRLVNEMGVPVESKYHQLSKGEKKRLSLTLALAAEPQLLLLDEPTDGLDFFGQRVFTDEIDRFLQENDHRSVVLATHRVEDIRKLADVLVLIHKGRYLGSYEKDQLTEDWRKCWVDSLPNDADSLPGIVHVEPGPPAYVITRSYEETTAALASKRSTITQIFPMELQEILEYLFMLEEKSPRKSG from the coding sequence ATGAGTTCAAATCAACTCGTATCGATGCAGTCGATTACCAAGTCATACTCCACTTTTCAATTGGGTCCTCTCGATTGGGGGATTGAACCGGGGCTGGTATACGCCCTCGTCGGTCCCAACGGTTCAGGCAAAAGCACCTTGTTTCGCATGATGATGCAACTGGTTCATCCCGATAAAGGAACATTGCGTCTTTTTGGGATGCGTTATCCGGAAGAAGAAGTGACGATCAAGGAACGGATCGGATATGTTCCGGAAGAATCGATCGATCATGGTAAAGTAAAGGTGAGCGGACTGGTCTCCTTTATCTCCCAATGGTATCCCCGCTGGAACGACGAGACATACCGCCGGTTAGTAAACGAGATGGGAGTTCCCGTCGAATCAAAATATCACCAGTTGTCCAAAGGGGAAAAGAAACGCTTATCTCTCACGCTGGCTCTCGCAGCGGAACCCCAACTTTTACTCTTAGATGAGCCTACCGATGGACTCGATTTTTTTGGTCAACGGGTTTTCACCGATGAAATCGACCGTTTTTTACAAGAAAACGACCACCGCAGTGTTGTGTTGGCCACTCACCGGGTGGAAGACATTCGTAAATTGGCGGATGTACTGGTTCTTATTCATAAAGGGCGCTATCTCGGCTCCTACGAAAAAGATCAACTGACAGAAGACTGGCGCAAGTGCTGGGTTGATTCCCTCCCCAACGATGCGGATTCCCTTCCTGGTATCGTCCATGTGGAACCAGGGCCACCAGCATATGTAATCACCCGCTCCTATGAAGAGACTACCGCAGCACTGGCAAGCAAAAGAAGCACCATCACCCAAATATTCCCGATGGAATTGCAGGAGATATTGGAGTATCTGTTTATGCTAGAGGAGAAATCTCCCCGAAAATCAGGCTGA
- a CDS encoding GntR family transcriptional regulator, which produces MALPIRVEASKSIPIYRQIYDQLKELIYSGLLPSGTPLPSIRALAQDLECSVITTRRAYQDLESEGLIVTQRGRGTFVAEVEDPKRERHRRETLQQTLRDAIDQGLRMDFSPQEIRSHFEEELRQSEAGKRKQRGEN; this is translated from the coding sequence ATGGCCCTGCCGATCCGTGTGGAAGCGAGTAAAAGCATCCCGATCTACCGGCAGATCTACGATCAATTAAAAGAATTGATATACAGCGGCTTACTTCCCTCCGGAACGCCGCTTCCGTCAATCCGTGCACTCGCCCAGGATTTGGAATGCAGTGTGATCACCACTCGACGGGCGTATCAGGATTTGGAAAGTGAGGGTTTAATTGTGACGCAGCGAGGACGGGGCACCTTTGTCGCTGAAGTGGAAGATCCAAAGCGGGAGCGACACCGGCGGGAGACATTACAGCAAACGCTTCGTGACGCCATCGACCAAGGATTGCGCATGGATTTCTCCCCTCAGGAGATCCGCAGTCATTTTGAAGAGGAATTGCGTCAATCGGAGGCCGGTAAACGCAAGCAGAGAGGAGAGAATTAA